The following proteins are co-located in the Argopecten irradians isolate NY chromosome 9, Ai_NY, whole genome shotgun sequence genome:
- the LOC138331785 gene encoding TRAF-type zinc finger domain-containing protein 1-like: MAESEAVDTKFCSNCKRDISAANFMMHEMHCRRHISLCEHCKEPIPKAEMEVHFEESHAKINCAKCNQPVQKMDLEKHEEQECPKRPMKCAYCEMDVAQQELEAHLGYCGTRTEPCPRCGQYIMIKDQVKHEDSNCTYPQPKPTNGRDDSRRVSNGTASNGDGVGAAFSDDMLFGSGNMNSFEFKEIQRILTKPEMSGAAEGVSTRGSRQRETEKTKKTAGKKSNDKNKKSDLNRLREQASSSQSGTGSVYSTEEQDRLLAMALSDDLQTDTDIDQYIRAIDKPRVSLTPDSPLYDDSFGNPANIHSSFGDLSVLPCEFCGQAIPVDDLVIHQSNCIEDPLSSLMPHAASSETPIPEQPDDNRFRGAAPETRQPPPIINNLVPESSSAPQQQWFEQMISPEEEDFTDDFLLPCEFCEELFPHEILVQHQAVCTSNETVTPRVMPSVTRKIDPSNRRNQNVEESTRVRKRQPAPDIASILSESPDNRRRQAGASSRSSANNLTARSQHLKSTMEKYGVAADDPYRQRAERRALRHQISQEDDEEETPRPRTGRSGTKRGLAAKSTLDSLLQVDPPNPARSSHDLLGHVTTSSSTRKTSKDNLNSSRQTRQIGVSSVSNPGTRSSQKYDVNSSSLLYGDSIRTGRGSDPAAASRRSRGGVTARDVQQELDHLPESRSSLGISGTTGARRTSRTSEDRTVHVSGLRTTSTTPGSARRDRGNGIFSHGQATTSSSTTSRTRTQPHSTHRGRDSYH, from the exons ATGGCGGAAAGTGAGGCAGTTGACACAAAGTTCTGCTCAAACTG CAAAAGGGACATCAGTGCTGCTAATTTCATGATGCATGAAATGCATTGTCGACGGCACATCTCACTGTGCGAACACTGTAAGGAACCTATTCCTAAGGCAGAGATGGAAGTCCACTTTGAAGAAAGCCATGCCAAAATCAACTGTGCTAAGTGTAACCAACCAGTCCAGAAAATGGACCTGGAAAAACACGAA GAACAAGAGTGTCCCAAACGTCCAATGAAATGTGCGTATTGTGAAATGGACGTAGCGCAGCAGGAACTAGAAGCACATTTAGGCTACTGTGGTACACGGACAGAGCCATGCCCTCGTTGTGGGCAGTACATCATGATCAAAGACCAAGTCAAACAcgaggacagtaactgtacatacCCTCAGCCGAAACCCACGAATGGTAGGGATGACAGCAGACGGGTGTCAAACGGCACGGCTAGTAATGGTGATGGAGTCGGTGCAGCATTCTCTGATGACATGTTGTTTGGTTCTGGGAACATGAATTCATTCGAGTTTAAGGAGATACAGAGGATTCTGACAAAACCAGAAATGAGTGGAGCTGCAGAAGGAGTTAGTACGCGTGGGAGTCGACAGAGGGAAACAGAAAAAACTAAAAAGACAGCAGGAAAGAAATCCAAcgacaaaaataagaaatccGATCTCAACAGATTAAGAG AGCAGGCCAGTAGTAGCCAGTCAGGGACCGGGTCAGTCTACAGTACAGAGGAGCAGGACCGATTACTGGCTATGGCTTTATCAGATGACCTTCAGACAGACACTGACATTGACCAGTATATACGGGCGATTGATAAACCTAGAGTATCACTCACTCCCGATAGTCCACTGTATGATGACAGCTTCGGAAATCCAGCAAACATACACTCAAGTTTTGGAG atcTTTCTGTTTTACCGTGTGAGTTCTGTGGTCAAGCCATTCCAGTGGATGACCTTGTGATACACCAG AGTAACTGTATTGAGGACCCTCTAAGTTCATTGATGCCCCATGCAGCTTCCTCAGAGACTCCAATCCCAGAACAGCCAGATGATAACCGGTTTCGTGGAGCAGCCCCAGAGACGAGACAACCACCACCAATTATTAATAACCTTGTCCCAGAATCCTCCTCAGCCCCTCAACAGCAGTG GTTTGAACAGATGATCTCCCCTGAAGAGGAAGACTTTACAGATGATTTCCTGCTGCCGTGTGAATTCTGTGAGGAGTTGTTCCCCCATGAGATCTTAGTACAACACCAA GCTGTTTGTACATCAAATGAAACTGTAACACCAAGAGTAATGCCCTCTGTAACAAGGAAAATTGATCCTTCTAATAGACGAAATCAAAATGTAGAGGAATCAACTCGCGTCAGAAAACGTCAGCCTGCTCCAGATATAGCCAGCATATTGAGTGAAAGTCCAGACAATCGCCGTAGACAGGCTGGTGCCTCATCACGTTCAAGTGCAAACAATTTAACAGCACGTTCGCAACATCTGAAATCCACGATGGAGAAATATGGAGTAGCTGCTGATGACCCATACAGACAGAGGGCGGAGCGTCGAGCGCTCAGACATCAAATCTCCCAGGAGGATGATGAAGAAGAGACACCACGCCCCAGGACAGGACGATCTGGGACGAAACGGGGCCTTGCTGCTAAGAGTACACTTGATAGTCTTCTTCAGGTTGATCCTCCAAATCCTGCCAGATCATCACATGATTTATTGGGTCATGTGACGACATCATCGTCTACAAGAAAAACTAGCAAAGACAATTTGAATTCCTCTCGACAGACACGTCAGATTGGTGTGTCTTCTGTGTCCAATCCCGGTACTAGATCGTCTCAAAAGTATGATGTAAATTCCTCCAGTTTACTGTATGGTGATTCCATTAGGACAGGCAGAG GCAGTGATCCAGCTGCTGCCTCCAGGAGGTCCAGGGGAGGAGTGACCGCTCGTGACGTCCAGCAGGAACTAGACCACCTTCCAGAGAGTCGGTCATCACTGGGGATAAGTGGTACGACTGGGGCCAGGAGGACTTCTAG AACCTCAGAGGATCGCACAGTACATGTATCTGGTCTCCGCACCACGTCCACAACACCAGGATCAGCCCGACGTGACAGAGGCAATGGTATCTTCTCACACGGACAGGCAACCACATCAAGCTCAACAACATCCCGAACT AGAACACAACCACATTCAACACACAGAGGGCGAGATTCCTACCACTGA
- the LOC138331786 gene encoding glutathione S-transferase 3, mitochondrial-like, with protein MGGLSKIMEDLPEGYGYVILTGVGSTFVNMWMGMNVAKARKQYEVAYPNMYSDNKVFNCIQRAHQNTLEGYPTFLMLLFVGGLQYPLTSAGAGTIYQLGRIAFAKGYSTGEPEKRRWGTFGYIGLLTMLGCSVGVAVRQLKLI; from the exons ATGGGTGGCCTATCTAAGATAATGGAAGACCTGCCCGAGGGATACGGGTATGTGATCCTCACCGGAGTGGGCAGCACGTTTGTCAACATGTGGATGGGAATGAATGTCGCCAAGGCCCGTAAACAGTATGAAGTAGCA TATCCAAACATGTACTCTGACAACAAAGTGTTCAACTGCATCCAGAGAGCTCACCAGAACAC ATTGGAAGGCTACCCAACATTCTTGATGCTGTTATTTGTTGGAGGTCTTCAATATCCT CTGACTTCGGCTGGAGCAGGGACTATCTACCAGCTCGGCAGGATAGCATTCGCAAAGGGATACAGTACTGGAG AGCCTGAGAAGAGACGATGGGGAACCTTTGGATACATTGGTCTACTTACCATGCTTGGCTGTTCTGTAGGAGTAGCTGTGAGACAGCTTAAGCTAATTTAA